From a single Nitrogeniibacter mangrovi genomic region:
- a CDS encoding UDP-N-acetylmuramoyl-L-alanyl-D-glutamate--2,6-diaminopimelate ligase, whose translation MTDAVADTLLAQLHDAGIQPTGVTADSRRVASGSLFLAYPGLTVDGRDFIDPAIRAGACAVIAETGVARPAQGWPVPVLEVPELRAHSGELADRIYGRPSERLWVAGVTGTNGKTTTSQWLAAALSASGTRCGVIGTLGSGFPGQLTQGTHTTPDAPAVHRELADLAAQGARAVAMEVSSIGLHQGRVNGVRFDLAIFTNLSRDHLDYHGDMETYAEAKADLFRMDIGHAVVNLDDGFGVELARRMVARGTPVIGYTLIATNVDAAPGAPTLVAEQMRTTASGIRFTAAWQGQRVPISVRLVANFNVSNLLAVMAALIVHGRSLEEAVRLCAGLQPPEGRMQIVGGVGEPLVLVDYAHTPDALEKVLEAARATARARSGALICIVGCGGDRDTGKRPLMGEVASRLSDVLWLTSDNPRSEAPERILDEMAAGAGAHAMRELDRAEAIRRAIDAAADDDVVVLAGKGHEDYQEIAGVRYPFSDVSHARDALRKRRTGSGGGA comes from the coding sequence GTGACGGACGCCGTCGCCGACACCCTTCTTGCCCAGCTGCACGACGCCGGAATCCAGCCGACGGGGGTCACTGCCGACTCCCGTCGCGTTGCATCCGGCAGCCTGTTCCTGGCCTACCCCGGGCTCACGGTGGATGGTCGCGACTTCATCGACCCCGCCATCCGGGCCGGGGCCTGCGCCGTGATCGCAGAGACCGGGGTGGCGCGACCGGCGCAGGGCTGGCCGGTGCCGGTGCTCGAGGTGCCCGAGCTGCGCGCGCACAGCGGCGAGCTCGCCGACCGGATCTACGGCCGTCCGAGCGAACGGCTGTGGGTCGCCGGGGTGACCGGCACCAACGGCAAGACCACCACCAGCCAGTGGCTCGCCGCCGCGCTGAGCGCGAGCGGCACCCGCTGCGGTGTCATCGGCACGCTCGGCAGCGGTTTTCCGGGGCAGCTGACCCAGGGCACCCACACCACGCCGGATGCGCCGGCGGTGCACCGCGAGTTGGCCGACCTGGCGGCGCAGGGCGCCCGTGCGGTGGCCATGGAGGTGTCCTCCATCGGCCTGCACCAGGGGCGGGTCAACGGCGTGCGTTTCGATCTGGCCATCTTCACCAATCTGAGCCGCGACCACCTCGACTACCACGGCGACATGGAGACCTACGCCGAGGCCAAGGCGGATCTGTTCCGCATGGACATCGGCCACGCGGTCGTCAACCTCGACGACGGCTTCGGTGTCGAGCTGGCCCGGCGCATGGTCGCGCGCGGCACACCGGTGATCGGCTACACCCTGATCGCCACCAACGTCGATGCCGCGCCCGGCGCGCCCACGCTGGTGGCCGAGCAGATGCGTACCACCGCCTCCGGCATCCGTTTCACCGCCGCCTGGCAGGGGCAGCGCGTGCCCATCAGCGTGCGTCTGGTGGCCAATTTCAATGTTTCCAACCTGCTGGCCGTGATGGCGGCGCTGATCGTTCACGGCCGCTCGCTGGAAGAGGCCGTGCGCCTGTGCGCCGGGCTCCAGCCGCCCGAGGGGCGCATGCAGATCGTCGGCGGCGTCGGCGAGCCGCTCGTGCTGGTGGACTACGCCCACACGCCCGACGCCCTGGAAAAGGTGCTCGAGGCGGCGCGGGCCACGGCGCGGGCGCGCAGCGGTGCGTTGATCTGCATTGTCGGCTGCGGCGGCGATCGCGACACCGGCAAACGGCCTCTGATGGGCGAGGTCGCCTCGCGCCTCAGCGACGTGCTCTGGCTGACCAGCGACAACCCGCGCAGCGAGGCACCCGAGCGCATCCTCGACGAAATGGCGGCGGGCGCCGGTGCGCACGCGATGCGCGAACTGGATCGCGCCGAGGCCATCCGTCGCGCCATCGACGCGGCCGCCGACGACGACGTGGTGGTGCTCGCGGGCAAGGGGCATGAGGATTATCAGGAAATTGCGGGCGTGCGATACCCGTTCTCCGACGTGAGCCACGCACGCGATGCCTTGCGCAAGCGCCGGACCGGAAGTGGAGGTGGGGCATGA
- a CDS encoding UDP-N-acetylmuramoyl-tripeptide--D-alanyl-D-alanine ligase: MMDLAQAAATLGATLTAPVSVASVDTDTRAMGAGGLFVALRGDRFDGHDFIADAVAAGAAAVMVDRRFADTGADAGVPMLIVDDTRFGLGALAAWWRNHFDIPLIGITGSNGKTTVKEMCAEILAAQMRREGLDPAAAVLATAGNFNNDIGLPLTLLRLRAGHRAAIIEMGMNHPGEIAYLTAISRPTVALVTNALRAHLEGLGGLDAVAVEKGTIYQGLGEHGVAVVNADSPFADYWRGINPGRRIVGFGLSAPEAEVRAVPESHGLAVRLHLSTPEGVAQCALRVPGEHNVRNALAAVAACLAAGATLADAVAGLQAYGGTKGRLQRKAGKHGAIVLDDTYNANPDSVRAGIDVLAATPGRKVLVLGDMGELGEASAQLHDEVGGYAKSHGIDHLLTLGSASATAAHNFGEGATHFAEVSALVTALEPLLDESTVVLVKGSRFMRMERVVDAIVADDNNNKEQTHVA, from the coding sequence ATGATGGACCTGGCCCAAGCCGCCGCGACCCTGGGGGCGACGCTCACCGCACCGGTGAGCGTCGCGTCCGTCGACACCGACACCCGCGCCATGGGGGCGGGCGGCCTGTTCGTGGCCCTGCGTGGCGACCGCTTCGACGGCCACGATTTCATCGCCGACGCCGTGGCCGCCGGTGCGGCCGCCGTCATGGTGGACCGGCGCTTCGCCGACACCGGCGCCGATGCCGGCGTGCCCATGCTGATCGTGGACGACACCCGCTTCGGGCTCGGCGCACTGGCCGCCTGGTGGCGCAACCATTTCGATATCCCGCTCATCGGCATCACCGGCAGCAACGGCAAGACCACGGTCAAGGAGATGTGCGCCGAGATCCTCGCGGCGCAGATGCGGCGCGAGGGCCTCGATCCGGCCGCTGCGGTGCTGGCCACGGCCGGCAACTTCAACAACGACATCGGGCTGCCGCTGACCCTGTTGCGCCTGCGTGCTGGTCATCGCGCCGCGATCATCGAGATGGGCATGAACCATCCCGGCGAAATCGCTTACCTGACCGCCATTTCCCGTCCGACCGTCGCCCTCGTGACCAATGCGCTGCGGGCCCATCTGGAAGGGCTGGGCGGGCTCGACGCGGTGGCGGTGGAGAAGGGCACCATCTACCAGGGGCTGGGCGAGCACGGCGTGGCGGTGGTCAATGCCGATTCGCCGTTCGCCGACTACTGGCGCGGGATCAACCCGGGGCGGCGCATCGTCGGCTTCGGCCTGAGCGCGCCGGAGGCCGAGGTGCGCGCCGTGCCCGAATCGCACGGGCTGGCCGTGCGCCTGCATCTGTCCACGCCCGAAGGGGTGGCCCAGTGCGCCCTGCGCGTGCCGGGCGAACACAACGTGCGCAATGCCCTCGCGGCGGTGGCGGCCTGCCTGGCCGCCGGGGCCACGCTGGCCGACGCGGTGGCCGGGCTGCAAGCCTACGGCGGCACCAAAGGGCGGCTGCAGCGGAAGGCCGGAAAACACGGCGCGATCGTGCTCGACGACACCTACAACGCCAATCCGGATTCGGTGCGCGCCGGCATCGACGTGCTCGCGGCCACCCCGGGGCGCAAGGTGCTGGTGCTGGGCGACATGGGCGAGCTCGGCGAGGCCAGCGCACAGCTGCACGACGAAGTGGGCGGTTACGCCAAGAGCCACGGCATCGACCATCTGCTCACCCTGGGCAGCGCCAGTGCCACGGCGGCGCACAACTTCGGCGAGGGGGCGACCCACTTTGCCGAGGTGAGTGCGCTCGTGACGGCGCTCGAGCCGCTGCTCGACGAGAGCACCGTGGTGCTCGTGAAGGGCTCGCGCTTCATGCGCATGGAGCGGGTGGTGGACGCCATCGTCGCTGACGACAACAACAATAAGGAGCAGACGCATGTTGCTTGA
- a CDS encoding peptidoglycan D,D-transpeptidase FtsI family protein, which yields MKKRRSVTFNHNPLLDKGLPVWRPRVVLLALLCGSFALVARAGYLQGVNDDFLQAEGKSRYSRVIEIPATRGKITDRHGTVLAASTPVKSIWAIPSDARLKPGQVRTLAGLLDVDVRDLNRKLARDSDFVYLKRQVPPALAEKVEALDLPGIHEHREYRRYYPGAEVMAHVLGFTGVDDHGQEGVELAYDDQLSGKAGSRRVIKDRRGRIVEDVESIRKPQEGKDITLSIDAKIQYLAYAALEQGIKTHHAKAGGVVVLDARTGEVLAMVNAPTYNPNDRGSLTGAQLRNRAITDTFEPGSVMKPFIAGLALETGKVGFNTVIDTGDGHLTIGNATINDTHRHGLITVAQIIQKSSNVGIVRVAMNFQPQQMWSLYDSLGFGSPLRVGFPGEASGRLRPASQWRPIEQATMAYGHGISVSLMQLAHAYLAFARDGDLIPVTLKRAEAPRLSGQRIYSPQTVREVRAMMEMVTEDGGTAPQARVPGYRVAGKTGTAHKLEGGQYTNRYIASFVGLAPASDPRLVIAVMIDEPTTRSYYGGQVAGPVFSQVMAGALRALSVPPDAPITPVQVARTGEAPDPAARENM from the coding sequence ATGAAGAAGCGCAGAAGTGTCACCTTCAACCACAATCCGCTGCTCGACAAAGGGCTGCCAGTCTGGCGGCCCCGTGTCGTTTTGCTGGCCCTGCTGTGCGGTTCGTTCGCGCTGGTGGCGCGCGCCGGTTACCTGCAGGGCGTCAATGACGACTTCCTCCAGGCGGAGGGCAAGTCGCGTTACTCGCGGGTGATCGAGATCCCGGCAACGCGAGGCAAGATCACCGATCGCCACGGCACGGTGCTGGCGGCGAGCACGCCGGTCAAGTCGATCTGGGCCATTCCGTCGGATGCCCGGCTCAAGCCCGGGCAGGTGCGGACGCTGGCCGGCTTGCTGGATGTCGATGTGCGCGATCTGAACCGCAAGCTCGCGCGCGACTCCGATTTCGTCTATCTGAAGCGCCAGGTGCCGCCGGCGCTCGCGGAGAAGGTCGAGGCCCTCGATCTGCCGGGCATTCATGAGCATCGCGAGTACCGTCGCTACTATCCGGGTGCCGAGGTGATGGCCCATGTGCTGGGTTTCACCGGCGTGGACGACCATGGCCAGGAGGGCGTCGAACTGGCCTACGACGACCAGCTGTCGGGCAAGGCCGGTTCGCGTCGGGTGATCAAGGACCGGCGCGGGCGCATCGTCGAAGACGTCGAATCGATCCGCAAGCCGCAGGAAGGCAAGGACATCACCCTGTCGATCGACGCCAAGATCCAGTATCTGGCCTACGCGGCGCTCGAGCAGGGCATCAAGACCCATCACGCCAAGGCCGGCGGGGTGGTGGTGCTCGATGCGCGTACCGGCGAGGTGCTCGCCATGGTCAACGCGCCCACCTACAACCCGAACGACCGCGGCTCGCTCACCGGTGCCCAGCTGCGCAACCGCGCCATCACCGACACCTTCGAGCCGGGTTCGGTCATGAAGCCGTTCATCGCCGGGCTGGCGCTGGAGACCGGGAAGGTCGGCTTCAACACCGTCATCGACACCGGGGACGGCCACCTGACCATCGGCAACGCGACCATCAACGACACCCATCGGCACGGGTTGATCACGGTGGCACAGATCATCCAGAAGTCCTCCAATGTGGGCATCGTGCGCGTGGCCATGAACTTCCAGCCGCAGCAGATGTGGTCGTTGTACGACAGCCTCGGCTTCGGTTCGCCGTTGCGGGTCGGGTTCCCGGGGGAGGCGAGCGGGCGTCTGCGCCCGGCCAGCCAGTGGCGCCCGATCGAGCAGGCGACCATGGCCTATGGCCACGGCATCTCGGTCAGCCTCATGCAGCTGGCCCACGCCTATCTGGCATTCGCGCGCGACGGCGACCTGATTCCGGTGACCCTCAAGCGTGCCGAGGCGCCGCGCCTGTCCGGCCAGCGCATCTACTCGCCGCAGACCGTGCGCGAAGTGCGTGCCATGATGGAAATGGTGACCGAGGACGGCGGCACCGCGCCCCAGGCGCGGGTGCCGGGCTACCGGGTCGCCGGCAAGACCGGTACCGCGCACAAGCTCGAGGGCGGGCAATACACCAACCGCTATATCGCGTCCTTCGTCGGCCTGGCGCCAGCGAGCGATCCGCGCCTGGTCATCGCGGTCATGATCGACGAGCCGACCACCCGCAGCTACTACGGCGGCCAGGTGGCCGGCCCGGTGTTCTCGCAGGTGATGGCCGGCGCGCTGCGCGCACTCTCGGTGCCGCCGGATGCCCCGATCACGCCGGTGCAGGTGGCCCGCACCGGCGAAGCCCCCGATCCTGCCGCCAGGGAGAACATGTGA
- the ftsL gene encoding cell division protein FtsL, which produces MRVDALLATLALLSALGVVAAQHQSRKLHTALERETSQMHQLEVEWGQLQLEQSTWAAHVRIEKIARQRLHMQAPSIDQIVVVEGGS; this is translated from the coding sequence GTGCGGGTGGATGCCTTGCTCGCGACGCTGGCCTTGCTCAGCGCCCTGGGCGTGGTGGCGGCCCAGCACCAGTCGCGCAAGCTGCATACCGCGCTGGAGCGCGAGACCTCGCAGATGCATCAGCTCGAGGTGGAGTGGGGGCAGCTGCAGCTTGAGCAGAGCACCTGGGCGGCGCATGTGCGCATCGAGAAGATCGCCCGCCAGCGATTGCACATGCAGGCGCCATCCATCGATCAGATCGTGGTGGTCGAGGGGGGATCATGA
- the mraZ gene encoding division/cell wall cluster transcriptional repressor MraZ, with translation MFQGAAALNLDAKGRLAIPARYRGELADSGDLVVTAHPHRCLLIYPTEAWQPIRDKVLAGSSLEPRSAMLKRLLVGFARDEKLDGSGRVLVAPELRRYAHLEKEVWLVGQGSHFELWSDAEWQKQQELMFGMGSDLLPPGMEDLAL, from the coding sequence ATGTTTCAAGGCGCAGCAGCGCTCAATCTCGATGCGAAGGGTCGCCTGGCGATTCCTGCGCGCTATCGGGGTGAGCTTGCTGACAGTGGCGACCTGGTCGTCACCGCGCACCCCCACCGCTGCCTGCTGATCTACCCCACCGAGGCCTGGCAGCCCATTCGCGACAAGGTGTTGGCCGGCTCCAGCCTGGAGCCGCGTTCGGCCATGCTCAAGCGCCTGCTGGTCGGTTTCGCGCGTGACGAAAAGCTCGACGGCTCCGGCCGCGTGCTGGTGGCGCCTGAGCTGCGCCGCTATGCCCATCTGGAGAAAGAGGTGTGGCTGGTGGGGCAGGGATCGCATTTCGAGCTGTGGTCCGACGCCGAATGGCAGAAGCAGCAGGAGCTCATGTTCGGCATGGGGTCCGATCTGCTGCCGCCGGGCATGGAGGATCTGGCCCTGTGA
- the pyrC gene encoding dihydroorotase — translation MQTLTLIRPDDWHLHVRDGAAMAAVVPDTARRFGRAIIMPNLKPPVVTTAQAAAYRQRILDVVPAGLKFDPLMTLYLTDNTAPDEIDRARDSGFVHAVKLYPAGATTNSDAGVTAIDKVRPVLERMERTGMVLCVHGEVTHGDVDIFDRERVFIDRVLAPLAKDHPALRIVFEHITTREAAQFVSEAPQTVGATITAHHLLLNRNAIFVGGIRPHHYCLPVLKREIHREALVAAATSGNPKFFLGTDSAPHARGAKENACGCAGCYTAHAGIELYAEAFDTAGALDRLEGFASRFGADFYGLPYNTDTITLSRREWTVPEAVDYLEGDPLVPLRAGGQIAWQLD, via the coding sequence ATGCAGACGCTCACCCTCATTCGCCCCGACGACTGGCATCTTCACGTGCGCGACGGCGCCGCCATGGCCGCGGTGGTGCCCGACACCGCCCGCCGTTTCGGGCGCGCCATCATCATGCCCAACCTCAAGCCGCCGGTGGTGACCACGGCGCAGGCGGCCGCCTATCGGCAGCGCATCCTCGATGTGGTGCCGGCGGGGCTCAAGTTCGACCCCCTGATGACGTTGTACCTCACAGACAATACCGCGCCCGACGAGATCGACCGGGCGCGCGACAGCGGCTTCGTGCACGCCGTCAAGCTCTACCCCGCCGGGGCGACCACCAATTCGGACGCGGGCGTCACCGCCATCGACAAGGTGCGCCCGGTGCTCGAGCGCATGGAACGGACCGGCATGGTGCTGTGTGTTCATGGAGAGGTGACCCATGGTGACGTTGATATCTTTGATCGCGAGCGCGTCTTTATCGATCGTGTGCTGGCGCCACTGGCAAAAGACCACCCGGCGCTGCGCATCGTCTTCGAGCACATCACGACCCGTGAAGCGGCGCAGTTCGTAAGCGAGGCGCCGCAGACCGTGGGAGCGACCATCACCGCGCACCACCTGCTGCTCAACCGCAACGCGATCTTCGTCGGCGGCATCCGCCCGCATCACTACTGCCTGCCGGTGCTCAAGCGCGAGATCCATCGCGAGGCGCTGGTGGCGGCGGCCACCTCCGGCAACCCGAAGTTCTTCCTTGGCACCGATTCGGCACCCCATGCCCGTGGCGCCAAGGAGAACGCCTGCGGGTGTGCGGGCTGCTACACCGCCCATGCGGGCATCGAGCTGTATGCCGAAGCCTTCGACACGGCCGGCGCGCTCGATCGTCTGGAAGGTTTCGCCAGCCGCTTCGGTGCCGATTTCTACGGTCTGCCGTACAACACCGACACCATCACCCTGAGCCGCCGCGAGTGGACCGTGCCCGAGGCGGTGGATTATCTCGAGGGCGACCCGCTGGTGCCGCTGCGCGCCGGTGGTCAGATCGCCTGGCAACTGGACTGA
- a CDS encoding DUF3025 domain-containing protein, translating into MSAVPDYLQPAALARRPLYAPLATLLAACGERLPSLMQLNQAIGAAGEVRSGRGVPVRFVAPGAHELPYEHAVFDASDVETRPDNWHDFFNALVWAAFPRAKAALNARHMHELTLARAMGRKGRGAVRDALTQFDECGLVVLGACPELLEALTRHAWAEVFWHSRAALLDSTRFILFGHASYDQLRTPFPGLCAKALYLSVPEPVVRAPVETQVALVDTWLARYLGTVDDALSPRRFAPLPLLGIPDVVRENARRGYYADAAQFRPLGDRAPVPVHDWRPRLVEAL; encoded by the coding sequence ATGAGCGCGGTCCCCGACTACCTGCAGCCGGCGGCGCTGGCGCGTCGTCCCCTGTACGCGCCTCTCGCCACCCTGCTGGCGGCGTGTGGTGAGCGTCTGCCCTCGCTCATGCAGCTCAATCAGGCCATTGGTGCGGCCGGCGAGGTGCGCAGCGGCCGCGGCGTGCCGGTGCGCTTCGTGGCGCCCGGGGCGCATGAACTGCCCTATGAACATGCGGTGTTCGATGCCAGCGACGTGGAAACCCGCCCCGACAACTGGCACGACTTCTTCAACGCCCTGGTGTGGGCGGCGTTTCCGCGGGCCAAGGCCGCGCTCAACGCGCGTCACATGCATGAGCTGACTCTGGCCCGCGCCATGGGCCGGAAGGGGCGTGGCGCGGTGCGCGACGCGCTCACCCAGTTCGATGAATGCGGGCTGGTCGTGCTCGGCGCCTGCCCGGAGCTGCTCGAAGCCCTGACGCGCCATGCCTGGGCCGAGGTGTTCTGGCACTCGCGCGCCGCGCTGCTCGACAGCACCCGCTTCATTCTCTTCGGCCATGCCAGCTACGATCAGCTGCGTACGCCGTTTCCCGGGTTGTGCGCCAAGGCGCTTTACCTGTCGGTGCCCGAGCCGGTGGTCCGGGCGCCGGTCGAGACCCAGGTCGCCCTGGTCGACACCTGGCTGGCCCGCTACCTGGGCACGGTGGACGACGCCCTGTCGCCACGCCGCTTTGCGCCCCTGCCGCTGCTGGGGATTCCCGACGTGGTGCGTGAAAATGCCCGCCGTGGCTACTACGCCGATGCCGCCCAGTTCCGTCCCTTGGGCGATCGGGCGCCGGTGCCGGTGCACGATTGGCGTCCGCGGCTGGTCGAAGCGCTATAA
- the rsmH gene encoding 16S rRNA (cytosine(1402)-N(4))-methyltransferase RsmH translates to MSAPAEHVTVLLSEAVDALAIRPEGIYVDGTFGRGGHSRAVLARLGAHGRLVAFDRDPAAIAAGAAINDARFTLVHAPFSALDESLDAHGVGLVDGVLLDLGVSSPQLDEAARGMSFRFDAPLDMRMDTSRGQTVAQWLASAEVGEITEVIRDYGEERFAHAIAKAVVAARAGGAVSTTGQLAALVEKAVRTREPGQHPATRTFQALRIFINAELEELSVVLPKCLARLKPGGRLVVISFHSLEDRIVKRFMREHANPPPVPRGMAIREVDRPQPKLRLVGKAVKAGADEVATNPRARSAVMRVAERTEAA, encoded by the coding sequence GTGAGCGCGCCCGCCGAACACGTCACCGTGCTGCTGAGCGAAGCCGTCGATGCGCTGGCGATCCGGCCGGAGGGTATCTACGTGGATGGCACCTTCGGGCGGGGCGGGCACAGCCGCGCGGTGCTCGCGCGCCTGGGGGCGCACGGCCGGCTGGTGGCTTTCGATCGCGATCCGGCCGCCATTGCGGCCGGCGCGGCCATCAACGATGCGCGCTTCACCCTCGTTCATGCGCCGTTCAGCGCACTGGACGAATCGCTCGACGCCCACGGGGTCGGGCTGGTCGATGGTGTGCTGCTCGACCTGGGCGTGTCGTCGCCCCAGCTCGACGAAGCCGCGCGGGGCATGAGCTTCCGCTTCGACGCGCCGCTCGACATGCGCATGGATACAAGCCGCGGACAAACCGTGGCGCAATGGCTGGCCTCGGCCGAGGTCGGCGAAATCACCGAGGTGATCAGGGACTATGGGGAAGAACGGTTTGCTCATGCGATTGCAAAGGCGGTTGTTGCTGCTCGGGCAGGGGGGGCTGTGTCAACCACTGGACAACTTGCCGCACTCGTGGAGAAGGCGGTCCGCACGCGCGAGCCGGGGCAGCACCCCGCGACGCGCACCTTCCAGGCTCTACGGATTTTCATCAATGCGGAGCTCGAGGAACTGTCGGTAGTCCTGCCCAAGTGCCTGGCGCGGCTCAAGCCGGGCGGGCGTCTGGTGGTGATCAGCTTCCACTCGCTCGAGGACCGCATCGTCAAGCGCTTCATGCGCGAGCATGCGAATCCGCCGCCGGTGCCGCGCGGCATGGCGATCCGCGAGGTCGACCGGCCGCAGCCGAAGCTGCGCCTGGTGGGCAAGGCGGTGAAGGCCGGAGCCGACGAGGTGGCCACCAACCCGCGCGCGCGCAGTGCGGTCATGCGCGTGGCCGAACGGACGGAGGCAGCGTGA